GGGGCGGTGGGCTCGGTGTCGTGTTGCTGTCGGTCAACGGAAACTCCGTCGTTGACCGGCGTGTTGGTCTTCTCCGACCACGGCTCGACTTTCCCCTTAGAATATCTAAAGCTGAAACTCAGCCGCCTCTTCTTGGACAACAATTTCCCCAGCTGCTTTTGATCGCCTCCATCTTCCTCCTTTGGATCCGCCAAACCTCTGTTTTGACCGTCCGATGAAACCGCTTTACCCTTGtctctgttcttcttcctGAAACTGGTTAGATCTTTCAACGCTTTCAAAAAGCCCTCCTTGTCCTGTTGCTGCTGAATCGGGTCCGAATCATCCCTGACCTCCACAAAATTCACACGCACCTTCAAATCCAATAACCCATCAAAAcccataaattaaaatctcGAAAAATTCTTCAAAACAACGATGAAATTGGATCAAAGTTCTTACAGAAAGCGTAGCTTGATGTGGAGCACCCTTCAACGTAATCGGAACATTTCGCTCCACTTTCGTCTCCATTTCCAAAAGCATTTCCGCTAAATTCAACGACGCCTTCCCTAAAACAGAGAATTTCGTCTTGGATTTTGTGGATTCTTCCTGTAATcattcaataaatttcaaaaacatggatgaaaaggaaagaaaagtgATGATAAACGTACGAGCAAGACGTAGAATTTGGTGTCCCAGGAGGCAATGGAAGAAGAGTCATCGGCGAACTCAAATTCACAAATGCTGAGGAATTCGTGATCCCATTGGAGGGTTTGGATAAGAGGTCGTTGGGCGGCGGTGCGGTCGGTTTGGAGAGGGGATTTTCCGTAGAAAGGAACGGATAAAATGGAATGTGTCGGGGGACCTTTCCATTTGATTTCAATGGCGATTGCTTCCTTTTCACTACCGAATCCATGGAGCTTCAAATCTCCGAATTTGACCtggaatttcttcattttcgcCATTGATAAGgtgaggaagaaaaaggggaGAGAAATGTGGTAtgaaggaaggaggaggaggaggaagggaGGCGTAATATGAAGAGTGGGTCAGTGACAGGCTgacaggtttttttttaatttgtttgggGGAACAAGTCCAGCCCGCGTTTCCGTGTAAACCAAAAGCCTTTTTTNTGCTGaatcaccacacctaaatgggggtgagagttctcttatttataatcattttcaggATACAAGAATATGTGAAGGGTAATATatagaaataacaataaatggaaagatataTGTGGTAAGAAGGTAATTATGTGATATTTgacttataataaaatatcaaatatgatatatatgttaaactataatttaatactaaatatctttaacaCCTCCttgcaagctgagcgtcggattgAATGAACGTgaagttttgatttgaataatttaaagagAGGTCGAAAAACACTTTACGTGAAGATTTTAACAACCTGGTTTGGAGGAAGCGTAAAGAAACgctttcttggccatcgaaaactGCAGAGGTATCGTCGCTCAACAGTGATATTGTCTTGGCTTCAGcaagaatatgtctaacccatgaagagggatcgtCTCTTAGtgacgatgctgccttggctctggcgagaatatgtctaacccaagaagtagaatgggaaacctagagcaagggacaaaaacaatgttgaagccggaagagttTCCACAGTGGACGAAGGGGCTAATTTTGACGAGTAGGGTGGCgacaacttggttggcgaaaAGGTCGATAGGTAAATCTCTACAAAAGGTCGATAGGTTTAGGTTAaggtttctgtgaaggatgaagggaagattgggaagaaaatgagagaggctATGTTGACTAAGGGGAAACCGATTGTattggaaaaggtgaggttgtatgtacagaggaTGGCGAAtggtgatttggaggtcaaaagcGTGGAGCCGAAGAATAATCAATCGCCTCCGCATGTGGCAACCATGGAGATTCCCCCTGCGATATCAAAGTTGCCGGTGGTGGTGGGAAAGAATAATAGAGGATTcaaaaaccattaaaaaaaaggatcgGGTGGTTAAACTTAAAGGGGtctgataccatgagaatGTTTGTTTAATCCAAATACTTAGGTGaaagttatatttataatcaaataaattagaatataagaagagtaataaatgaaaataacaataaatagaaagatatATAGGGTAAAAAAGGCAAATACGTGATATTtaccttataataaaatatcaaatatgatatatatggtaaactataatttaatactaaatatccttaacaggGTATAAGTTGGAGCATTCCAAACACCTAATCCTAAAGAGTGGACGTAGTTAACACCGAagtttttctcttaaaaaaatgatattaagaaTGTAAATTTTGTCGAAGTccaacttaaaatatattaaataattaaaataataaaatttatatggtCAGcacattttatatataatatatataattctagCTTTTGTAAtactatttttcatttaacaaGTCAACTTTTCCTGGTttgtcaatttattttaattgaaaataatttataaattcttcttaaattaattaattttaataaataaagtttcaGCTAAAAATAGGGAAATGGACAAACactatcaaaatttataaatttgaatgaaaaaaaattgtagattTAATGctaaaaattctattatttttattaatttcttatcatAACCTTTCAATTAATAGCTTTATTTAGGGAggttaaattcattaaatgcaacctTATAAATTCAAGAGCTAAAACGGTAATTTTGACCAATAAAAGCAACGGCCtggttttctctctcatttattGCTTACGTGGAACTCTTATTGGAGTACGGCCTACGAGGCTTTAGCCACGTCACAAGTCGGTGCATCATACGACCAATCTGTGAGCGACACGtcataaaaacaataaaatggtACGAAAACGCGGtcgaatttattattattattttccgaTGAAAAGCGCGGAAAATGAGATATTATACGTAAACGACAAATCGGTCGTATGTTGTAAGGATGATAAGTAATTACGGTCGTATGTTGGATGTTGGACGTCGgtcaacttttaatttattttatttaaaattatgttaaataattataaatggtggataaataatttaaaaaaataattaattcttaaTCTAATCAAATTGGAATTCTTCACATGGATGATAAGCAATTAGAGTCGTATGTTGGATGTtggtgaacttttaatttattttatttaaaattacgttaaataattgtaaatggtggataaataattttaaaaaataattaattcttaaTCTAATTAAATTGGAACTCTTGACATAGATGATAAGCAAGCTTTTGCTCCGTGTGGAAAAATAGCTCGGTATCACTTTCGGTATCACTTTCTCTCCCACTTCACACCTTGGAACGCACCATTCTTATAGAGAGAGAGGCGCGTTCACATCTTCTTACCCCCGAAATGGTAAATGGCTGGGAAGAGGAAAAGTTCCTTTTTTTAGGGTACCCCCGAGAATAGATTCAGTGGAGACGGGGTGGGGCCTGTAGCTCAGAGGATTAGAGCACGTGGCTACGAATCGCTGAGTTATATCCCTTCCCTTCCTTCTTTTCGCACTATTACGAATacgaaaaatgaaaatagttgGCAAAATTGGATTCAATTGTCAACTGCTTCTATCGTAAATAGGATTgacgaaaaaaaaatgacgatTATACAAATTTTTCTAATCAGATGTTACAAATTTTTCTAATCAGATGTTCAATGAGGTTTTATCCaatgaacttgaaattgaaCCGAATCGATTCGGGTTCAAAAAAgttaacccaacccaacacgAAATGCTCatccaacccaacccctaTAATTTGAGTTGGGTCTGTTCGAGTTCGGGTTAACAACGGTTCTAAATATCAGATGCTGCAATTTTATTCggataacaaaataaaatacaaagcGGATTCttatataaacataatattgGATACGAAACTTACAAGTTACATCACAAAGAACATAGGTGGATCTGTGAGTCATTTGACATACAACTTAGTTGCAAAAGGCAGAGTTccttagaaaataaatttggtgCCTGAAAAACGAAGGCCTGgtatgaactaaaaaaaaacaatcccTTGCGAACAAGAAGATTGTGGTGGCAGACTTGTACAACCCGCTGCCAGGACCAAGGCCCCTGGATGGAAAGGCACCAAATATATAAAAGCAACCAGGAACATGATTTGACCAGGCGATCCATAAGCCCTCCTACCCCTTTGAGCAAAACACAAGTTCAAACGTAACCGCAAGAAACCGAGGCGTGGCTCGGGTAACACAGAACCTAATAACCTCGAACCAGAAACCGGGAAACTCAGGGAAGGCTGGTCATCAATCAAAGTGTGAGACATCTCATGTGAGAGAGCCTAAacactgaaaaaaaaacagaccCCATTTAAGGGAGATCTGTAAAAAAGGAGAGATTGACCATATTCCCTGGAAAATCGACTCGAGGTTATTAGATGACGAAGACCCATACCCATGGACCCAAAAACTACAGTCTAATGATAAAAGCTCCTGCTCAGTAGAGGATGTCGCATCGATGGAGCTGAGCCAAAAGAAGCTCGATACTCGTGGTGCTGATTGAGTTGCAGTGTTTAAGATTCAAACCGAGGAGGGAGTTGCCTAGTTTTACAAGAGCAAGCAAGCTCTTGTCAGTTAAGGCAGAACATCCAAACATAGAAAGGATCTGCAGGTTGAATTGGTTGGCTTGAGCAAGTGCTGCAACTCCAAAATCAGTGATACGACACTTGGAAACGTCGAGATCATTGAGCAATGGACAGTTCTCTGCAATGGCTACTAAGCTTGAATCAGTTATCTTCAAACAACCATCAAGATTGAGCGATTCAAGAGTCCAACCATGAAGCTTGGTCAAGGATGTAATCACTTTATCGGTTAAATTCATACAGCCACTTAGATTGACCTTCACCAATCCTGCTTCACAGTTCTTAAACAATGGCAGTAGCCCAGAATCTGTAATACCATTGAGCCCAGATAAATCCACATGCTGAAGCTGGGGGCATAGCTTGCTCAGAAGAGATAAGCTTGCATTACCAAACCCAGGGCAATTGGAGATGGTTAATGACTGAAGCGACTTGCACGAGGACGCTGAAGGCAAGTTCAGGCTCGAATCCTTGATCCCTAAGCAGTGTACTAGAGAAAGAGCCTTTAACTTTGCACCACAGTTTAAGATGGTACCAAATAAACCCAATTGGGTTATCCTGTGACATTCCTCCAATTGTAAGTTCTCAATGGAGGTAGCAGCCTGAGCGAAAGAGATCATTCCCTTGTCGGACAAGAACGAACATTTTCGCAAGCAGAACTTCCTTAAGTTCGGGCATCCCTTCCCAATGGATTGTAGCCCGACATCGGTCACACCATGGCAAGACACAAGTGTAAATGATTGCAACTTTTGCAAACCATGACCATTTCCCATGGCCCAAAATCCCCTCTCAGTAACATTTGTCAGGCCAGTAAGCATAAGGTCTGTAACTGCCCTGCCGTAATGTCCGATAACAGCAAGCGACACGTCAGTGACATTTAGACTCTGGAGCTTCACCTTGCTTAAGGTGTACGAGGTGGACGAGAACAAGCTCACTATTCCTTGATCCCCAATAAGGGGGCAGTCTCGGATCGAAATAGACTTCAAATTGGAACAATATTGTCCAATAGCTTGAAGGCTTTCATTGCCAATGTTTGCACAAGATTCTATTGTTATATCAGTCAGATTCGGGCAGTTTTTGGCAAGTTCCAGCAAAGCTTTGTTTGAAATTCCAGGACATTGACATAAATCGAGCTTCTCTAGGAGTCGACATCCCTTGGCAATCTCAATCAGACCTTCATCTCCTATAGAAGACAGATTCCACAAAGAAATAGCTTTAAGGGAAGGACATCCATAGGCAACAGCCTTAAGGCCACCGTTCGTAACGTCACAGCCATGATTGCCTCCACGAATCGAAAGCTTGCCCAAGCCACCACAACTAGCAGTTCCTACTGCTATGGAAGCTAGTCTTACATCTGTTGCCTTCTTCCCTTCCAAGTTTCGTGAAAGACATCCATCGTTATCTGCCTCGTTCTTAGGCTTCGAACTATGAAATTCATTACCACCTATGCTGCTTAAAAGCATGAGCCAACGTTTAGAAACGCAAGCACAGAGGCTCCTCGTCTCTCTATCAGGCAAGCGTCTGAAGATTTCAAAGAGGCACTCATCTGGAAGAACTTCAATAGATGCCTCCTTCTTTTTGAGTATTTCTTCACTAGGCACAAATGGGGCACTGACTCTGGACCTCTTACGAACCGGATAATATACGTCC
The nucleotide sequence above comes from Cucurbita pepo subsp. pepo cultivar mu-cu-16 chromosome LG11, ASM280686v2, whole genome shotgun sequence. Encoded proteins:
- the LOC111805226 gene encoding EIN3-binding F-box protein 1-like codes for the protein MAKIFGFTLTESEDFFPGAPIYPNPKDTSLFLSLDRRVDVYYPVRKRSRVSAPFVPSEEILKKKEASIEVLPDECLFEIFRRLPDRETRSLCACVSKRWLMLLSSIGGNEFHSSKPKNEADNDGCLSRNLEGKKATDVRLASIAVGTASCGGLGKLSIRGGNHGCDVTNGGLKAVAYGCPSLKAISLWNLSSIGDEGLIEIAKGCRLLEKLDLCQCPGISNKALLELAKNCPNLTDITIESCANIGNESLQAIGQYCSNLKSISIRDCPLIGDQGIVSLFSSTSYTLSKVKLQSLNVTDVSLAVIGHYGRAVTDLMLTGLTNVTERGFWAMGNGHGLQKLQSFTLVSCHGVTDVGLQSIGKGCPNLRKFCLRKCSFLSDKGMISFAQAATSIENLQLEECHRITQLGLFGTILNCGAKLKALSLVHCLGIKDSSLNLPSASSCKSLQSLTISNCPGFGNASLSLLSKLCPQLQHVDLSGLNGITDSGLLPLFKNCEAGLVKVNLSGCMNLTDKVITSLTKLHGWTLESLNLDGCLKITDSSLVAIAENCPLLNDLDVSKCRITDFGVAALAQANQFNLQILSMFGCSALTDKSLLALVKLGNSLLGLNLKHCNSISTTSIELLLAQLHRCDILY